In one window of Prosthecomicrobium sp. N25 DNA:
- a CDS encoding DegT/DnrJ/EryC1/StrS family aminotransferase, whose amino-acid sequence MPAPRSFRHLSVVPDLPPPSAYLPLLERAHAASWFTNFGPIVRAFEDDVLDALGVPGECCVSAANATAGLSAALLAARVAGPVLVPAFTFPASLGAVRAAGLQAIVVDVEPDTWALGAERLRSALDGTGADAVMLVAPFGLERDVSEAFRLCRDRGATVVIDNAAGFGTPRRAAERHPGAFEVFSLHATKPLGIGEGGLVFGPRSHEAALRSALNFGKSESTPLGYEGWGFNGKMSELQAAVGVAQFARRKDILARRQAFASLYVEALAGLPLVHPTDPASSPWQFFPVLLPDAATAERFVAAAADGGVEIRRYYRPSLSRLVEADGATPCPVAEDLADRMCVLPVRSQTSADLSRDIVRTTTAILARSLP is encoded by the coding sequence ATGCCCGCCCCGAGGTCCTTCAGACATCTTTCGGTGGTCCCGGACCTGCCGCCGCCGTCCGCCTACCTGCCGCTCCTCGAGCGCGCCCATGCGGCCTCCTGGTTCACCAACTTCGGCCCGATCGTGCGGGCCTTCGAGGACGACGTCCTCGATGCCCTCGGCGTCCCCGGCGAATGCTGCGTTTCAGCCGCCAACGCGACCGCCGGCCTGTCCGCCGCCCTCCTGGCCGCGCGGGTCGCCGGCCCCGTCCTCGTGCCGGCCTTCACGTTCCCGGCTTCGCTCGGGGCGGTCAGGGCCGCGGGACTGCAGGCGATCGTGGTCGACGTCGAGCCGGACACCTGGGCGCTCGGGGCGGAACGGCTGCGCTCTGCGCTGGACGGGACCGGCGCCGACGCGGTCATGCTCGTCGCGCCGTTCGGCCTCGAGCGCGACGTCTCCGAAGCCTTCCGGCTCTGCCGGGACAGGGGCGCGACGGTGGTCATCGACAACGCCGCGGGCTTCGGCACGCCGCGCCGGGCCGCGGAGCGGCACCCCGGCGCCTTCGAGGTCTTCTCGCTGCACGCCACGAAGCCGCTCGGGATCGGCGAGGGCGGGCTCGTCTTCGGTCCGCGGAGCCACGAGGCCGCCCTCCGTTCGGCGCTCAACTTCGGCAAGTCCGAGTCCACGCCGCTCGGCTACGAGGGCTGGGGCTTCAACGGCAAGATGAGCGAACTCCAGGCCGCTGTCGGCGTGGCCCAGTTTGCGCGCCGCAAGGACATCCTGGCCCGTCGGCAGGCCTTCGCGTCCCTTTACGTCGAGGCCCTCGCCGGCCTGCCGCTCGTCCATCCAACGGATCCCGCGTCCTCCCCTTGGCAGTTCTTTCCGGTCCTCCTTCCTGACGCGGCGACCGCCGAGCGTTTCGTCGCGGCGGCCGCGGACGGCGGCGTGGAGATCCGGCGCTATTACCGCCCGAGCCTCTCGCGCCTCGTCGAGGCGGACGGTGCAACCCCCTGCCCTGTCGCCGAAGACCTCGCGGACCGCATGTGCGTCCTGCCGGTCCGGTCACAGACCTCCGCGGACCTATCCCGCGACATCGTCCGCACCACCACGGCCATCCTCGCCCGGAGCCTCCCCTGA
- a CDS encoding aldehyde dehydrogenase family protein has product MGEQSGRLTAEGTVYRNWIGGRPQDALSGETLDVVAPSTGAVFAKIPRSGAADVDHAVAAARTAFEGPWGRTPAVERGRILSRLAALVEAHADELSALESRDTGKPLRQGRADMAALVRYLEFYGGAADKLMGDTIPVSTGFTALTIREPHGVVGSIVPWNYPAQIFGRVAGAALATGNTLVVKPAEDAGLSLLRVAELALAAGLPPGVLNVVSGLGSEAGAALAAHPGIDFVTFTGSPEVGTLIQKAAAENRIGCTLELGGKSPQLVFADADLDAAAPVLVNAIIQNAGQTCSAGSRILVEASVRDALVERLAARFEALVAGPHDADLDLGPLISARQRARVAGFVGEAQAAGIPVLARGRIAADAPSGGFYHEPVLFGPVPPAHRLARDEVFGPVLAVIPFETEAEALALANGTDYGLVAGVWTRDGARQMRLARGIRAGQVFVNSYGAGGGVELPFGGFKKSGHGREKGFEALTEFTALKTIVLNHG; this is encoded by the coding sequence ATGGGTGAACAGTCGGGCCGCCTGACGGCGGAGGGAACCGTCTACCGCAACTGGATCGGCGGCCGCCCGCAGGACGCCCTCTCGGGCGAGACCCTGGACGTCGTCGCGCCGTCGACCGGTGCGGTCTTCGCCAAGATCCCGCGCAGCGGCGCCGCTGATGTCGATCACGCCGTCGCCGCCGCCCGGACAGCCTTCGAGGGCCCCTGGGGCCGGACGCCGGCCGTGGAGCGGGGCCGCATCCTGAGCCGCCTCGCCGCGCTCGTCGAGGCCCACGCCGACGAACTCTCCGCCCTGGAATCGCGCGACACAGGCAAGCCCCTGCGCCAGGGCCGGGCCGACATGGCGGCGCTCGTCCGCTACCTCGAATTCTACGGCGGCGCCGCCGACAAGCTCATGGGCGACACCATCCCGGTCTCGACCGGCTTCACCGCCCTGACGATTCGCGAGCCGCACGGCGTCGTCGGCTCCATCGTGCCCTGGAACTACCCGGCACAGATCTTCGGGCGCGTCGCAGGCGCCGCGCTCGCGACCGGCAACACCCTGGTGGTCAAGCCCGCCGAGGACGCCGGCCTCTCGCTCCTGCGCGTCGCCGAACTGGCCCTGGCGGCGGGCCTGCCGCCCGGCGTCCTCAATGTGGTGAGCGGTCTCGGTTCGGAAGCGGGCGCCGCGCTCGCCGCCCACCCGGGGATCGATTTCGTCACCTTCACGGGTTCGCCGGAGGTCGGCACCCTGATCCAGAAGGCGGCCGCCGAGAACCGCATCGGCTGCACCCTCGAACTGGGCGGCAAGTCGCCACAGCTGGTCTTCGCCGACGCCGACCTGGACGCCGCCGCCCCGGTGCTCGTCAATGCCATAATCCAGAACGCCGGCCAGACCTGCTCGGCCGGCTCCCGGATCCTGGTCGAGGCCTCCGTCCGCGACGCCCTGGTGGAGCGCCTCGCCGCACGCTTCGAGGCGCTGGTCGCCGGCCCGCACGACGCCGACCTGGACCTCGGACCCCTGATCAGCGCCCGCCAGCGCGCCCGCGTGGCCGGGTTCGTGGGCGAGGCCCAGGCGGCCGGGATCCCGGTCCTGGCGCGCGGCCGGATCGCCGCCGATGCGCCGTCGGGCGGCTTCTACCACGAGCCAGTTCTCTTCGGCCCGGTGCCGCCCGCCCACCGGTTGGCCCGCGACGAGGTGTTCGGCCCCGTCCTCGCCGTGATCCCGTTCGAGACCGAGGCCGAGGCCCTGGCGCTCGCCAACGGGACCGACTACGGCCTCGTCGCCGGCGTCTGGACGCGCGACGGCGCCCGCCAGATGCGCCTCGCCCGCGGCATCCGGGCCGGCCAGGTCTTCGTGAATTCCTACGGGGCCGGCGGCGGCGTCGAGCTGCCCTTCGGCGGCTTCAAGAAGTCCGGCCACGGCCGCGAGAAGGGCTTCGAGGCCCTGACCGAGTTCACGGCGCTGAAGACCATCGTGCTGAACCACGGCTGA
- a CDS encoding DUF2849 domain-containing protein, producing the protein MPDAVITANRLADGRVVWLTADRAWSTDVSAAAVVADKVTLEAALAAAAAAVAARIVVDPYATDVDVGGAGIVPKSLRERIRAKGPTVPSDFPSERRPA; encoded by the coding sequence GTGCCCGATGCCGTCATCACCGCCAACCGCCTCGCAGACGGCCGGGTCGTCTGGCTGACCGCCGACCGCGCCTGGTCGACCGACGTGTCCGCCGCCGCGGTCGTCGCCGACAAGGTCACGCTCGAGGCCGCCCTGGCCGCCGCCGCGGCCGCCGTCGCGGCCCGCATCGTGGTCGACCCCTACGCCACCGACGTCGACGTCGGCGGCGCCGGCATCGTTCCGAAGTCGTTGCGCGAGCGGATCCGGGCCAAGGGGCCCACGGTCCCCTCCGACTTTCCCTCCGAGCGCCGCCCCGCCTGA
- a CDS encoding DUF934 domain-containing protein has translation MTDVYRNGRFEADTWRLLADGEPVPPEGGVLLPKARFIAEVSATNAPFGLALEPSDSLDDLEGHLDRAALVTVKFPKFGDGRAFSLARLLRERHGYRGEIRAVGDVLIDLVPFMGRVGIDALVVTHEPTRRALAEGRLPLVPFFYQPAADGAARPSTAGRPWLRRPATSSAA, from the coding sequence ATGACCGACGTCTATCGCAACGGCCGCTTCGAAGCGGACACCTGGCGCCTCCTCGCCGACGGCGAGCCCGTGCCCCCGGAGGGCGGCGTCCTCCTGCCGAAGGCGCGCTTCATCGCCGAAGTCTCGGCCACGAATGCCCCCTTCGGCCTCGCGCTGGAACCGAGCGACTCCCTGGACGACCTCGAGGGGCACCTCGACCGGGCCGCGCTTGTGACCGTCAAGTTCCCGAAGTTCGGTGACGGACGCGCCTTCTCGTTGGCCCGGCTCCTGCGCGAACGCCACGGCTATCGCGGCGAGATCCGCGCCGTCGGGGACGTGCTGATCGACCTCGTGCCCTTCATGGGCCGGGTCGGCATCGACGCCCTGGTGGTCACCCACGAGCCGACCCGCCGGGCACTCGCGGAGGGCCGGCTGCCGCTGGTGCCCTTCTTCTACCAACCCGCCGCGGACGGCGCCGCCCGGCCTTCGACGGCGGGCCGCCCTTGGCTCCGCCGCCCCGCGACCTCGTCGGCGGCTTGA
- a CDS encoding nitrite/sulfite reductase, translating into MYRYDEFDQQFVQARVEQFRDQVRRRLAGELTEEQFRPLRLMNGVYLQLHAYMLRIAIPYGTLNARQLRTLARIGRVYDKGYGHFTTRQNLQFNWPALKDVPDILTELAAVEMHAIQTSGNCIRNVTADHFAGAAADEIADPRPYAEILRQWSSLHPEFSFLPRKFKVAISGARHDRAAIRVHDIGLQIVRNAAGELGFEVFVGGGLGRTPFTAWHLRDFLPEEDLLAYCEAILRVYNLYGRRDNKYKARIKILMHEAGLDTVRAQVEEEFERIRDGVLKLPHGDIERIAAYFAPPAFADLPAESAAERSARAADPVFAAWADANTHPHRVPGYASVTISLKPVGGIPGDATSDQMDLVADLADAYGFGEIRVSHMQNLILAHVKRDDLPALHAKLLAAGLATPNAGLVTDIIACPGLDYCALANARSIPVAQAISERFGSAARQAEIGPLAIKISGCINACGHHHVGHIGILGVDKKGEEFYQITIGGSADETASLGDITGRGFSTHEVVGAVETIVDTYLAERTGPEETFLAAYRRLGLKPFKEALYGQA; encoded by the coding sequence ATGTACCGCTACGACGAGTTCGACCAGCAGTTCGTCCAGGCCCGCGTCGAGCAGTTCCGCGACCAGGTCCGCCGCCGCCTCGCCGGCGAGCTGACCGAGGAGCAGTTCCGCCCCCTGCGCCTCATGAACGGCGTCTACCTGCAGCTGCACGCCTACATGCTGCGCATCGCAATTCCCTACGGCACCCTCAACGCCCGCCAGCTCCGCACCCTGGCCCGCATCGGCCGGGTCTACGACAAGGGCTACGGCCACTTCACCACGCGCCAGAACCTGCAGTTCAACTGGCCGGCCCTGAAGGACGTGCCCGACATCCTGACCGAGCTCGCCGCGGTCGAGATGCACGCCATCCAGACCTCCGGCAACTGCATCCGCAACGTGACGGCCGATCACTTCGCCGGTGCCGCCGCCGACGAGATCGCCGACCCGCGGCCCTACGCCGAGATCCTTCGGCAGTGGTCGAGCCTGCACCCCGAATTCTCGTTCCTGCCGCGCAAGTTCAAGGTCGCCATCTCGGGCGCGCGGCACGACCGCGCCGCCATCCGGGTCCACGACATCGGCCTGCAGATCGTCCGCAACGCCGCCGGCGAACTCGGCTTCGAGGTGTTCGTCGGGGGCGGCCTCGGCCGCACGCCCTTCACGGCCTGGCACCTGCGCGACTTCCTCCCCGAGGAGGACCTGCTCGCCTATTGCGAGGCTATCCTGCGCGTCTACAACCTCTACGGCCGGCGCGACAACAAGTACAAGGCGCGCATCAAGATCCTCATGCACGAGGCGGGGCTCGACACGGTCCGCGCTCAGGTCGAGGAGGAGTTCGAGCGCATCCGCGACGGCGTGCTGAAGCTGCCGCATGGAGACATCGAGCGCATCGCCGCCTATTTCGCCCCGCCGGCCTTCGCCGATCTGCCGGCCGAGAGTGCCGCGGAGCGGTCGGCCCGCGCGGCCGACCCGGTCTTCGCCGCCTGGGCGGACGCCAACACGCACCCCCACCGGGTGCCCGGCTACGCCTCGGTGACGATCTCGCTGAAGCCCGTCGGCGGCATCCCGGGCGACGCCACCTCCGACCAGATGGACCTCGTCGCCGACCTCGCCGACGCCTACGGGTTCGGTGAGATCCGCGTGAGCCACATGCAGAACCTGATCCTCGCGCATGTGAAGCGCGACGATCTTCCGGCGCTGCACGCGAAGCTGCTCGCCGCCGGGCTCGCCACCCCGAACGCGGGCCTCGTCACCGACATCATCGCCTGCCCGGGGCTCGACTACTGCGCGCTCGCCAACGCCCGGTCGATCCCGGTCGCGCAGGCGATCTCCGAGCGCTTCGGCTCTGCCGCCCGCCAGGCCGAGATCGGCCCGCTCGCCATCAAGATCTCGGGCTGCATCAACGCCTGTGGCCACCACCACGTCGGCCACATCGGCATCCTCGGCGTCGACAAGAAGGGCGAGGAATTCTACCAGATCACCATCGGCGGCTCGGCCGACGAGACCGCGTCCCTCGGCGACATCACCGGCCGCGGCTTCTCGACCCACGAGGTGGTCGGCGCCGTCGAGACCATCGTCGACACCTATCTGGCCGAGCGGACCGGCCCCGAGGAGACCTTCCTCGCCGCCTACAGGCGCCTAGGCCTCAAGCCCTTCAAGGAGGCCCTCTATGGGCAGGCCTGA
- a CDS encoding NAD(P)/FAD-dependent oxidoreductase, which translates to MGLPLPHAPSLYAATAVGDHPRAPLAGDVRADVCIVGGGYTGLSAALHLAEAGRKVVVLEANRLGWGASGRNGGQLHSGQRQDVSTLEAWFGRARARALFDLGEEAKRTVKDLIARHAIDCEWQDGLIHAIHKRRYLDVVRREVETLERDYGYAGITLLDRTAAAAAIGTDVYHGAWRDASAGHLHPLNLALGIAAAAERAGAVLHEGTRATRLVDGPVPKVVTPQGTVTADAVVLAGNGYLEGLDRETEAHVMPIHNYILATEPLGARADRLIPGREAVSDSRFVVHYWRLTRVGRLVFGGGETYSRQFPADIKGFVRRHMLAIYPGLADARIDYGWGGTLAVTRSRLPFMRRLRPGLYTSGGYSGQGVGLATFAGKLLAEAIAGDTGRFDVFAGLPARLFPGGRHLRYPSLVLAMSWYALRDRL; encoded by the coding sequence ATGGGCCTGCCGCTCCCCCATGCGCCGTCCCTCTACGCCGCGACCGCGGTCGGCGATCATCCGCGCGCGCCGCTCGCCGGCGACGTGCGGGCGGACGTCTGCATCGTCGGCGGCGGATACACGGGACTGTCGGCGGCGCTGCATCTGGCCGAGGCAGGCCGGAAAGTCGTCGTCCTGGAGGCCAACCGGCTCGGCTGGGGCGCGTCGGGACGGAACGGCGGCCAGCTCCATTCCGGCCAGCGGCAGGACGTCTCCACCCTCGAGGCCTGGTTCGGGCGGGCCCGGGCGCGCGCGCTTTTCGACCTCGGCGAGGAGGCGAAGCGGACCGTCAAGGACCTGATCGCCCGCCACGCGATCGACTGCGAGTGGCAGGACGGGCTGATCCACGCCATCCACAAGCGGCGCTACCTCGACGTCGTGCGGCGAGAGGTCGAAACGCTCGAACGGGACTACGGCTACGCAGGGATCACGCTTCTCGACCGGACCGCGGCGGCGGCGGCGATCGGCACCGACGTCTATCACGGCGCCTGGCGGGACGCCTCGGCGGGGCACCTGCATCCGCTCAACCTGGCGCTCGGGATCGCGGCGGCGGCCGAGCGCGCCGGGGCGGTGCTGCACGAGGGGACGCGCGCGACGCGCCTCGTCGACGGCCCGGTGCCGAAGGTGGTCACGCCGCAGGGCACGGTGACGGCCGACGCGGTGGTGCTCGCCGGCAACGGATACCTCGAGGGTCTCGACCGGGAAACCGAGGCGCACGTCATGCCGATCCACAACTACATCCTGGCGACCGAGCCCCTGGGCGCGCGGGCGGACCGGCTGATCCCGGGGCGGGAGGCAGTGTCGGACAGCCGCTTCGTGGTGCACTACTGGCGGCTCACGCGCGTCGGGCGCCTGGTGTTCGGCGGCGGGGAGACATACTCGCGGCAGTTTCCCGCGGACATCAAGGGCTTCGTGCGCCGACACATGCTGGCCATCTATCCGGGCCTCGCCGACGCCCGGATCGACTACGGCTGGGGCGGCACGCTCGCTGTCACGCGCTCGCGCCTGCCCTTCATGAGGAGGTTGCGGCCGGGGCTCTACACGTCGGGCGGCTACTCGGGGCAGGGGGTCGGACTGGCCACCTTTGCCGGCAAACTATTGGCCGAGGCGATCGCCGGGGACACCGGACGGTTCGACGTCTTCGCGGGCCTGCCGGCGCGGCTTTTCCCCGGCGGGCGGCATCTTCGCTACCCCTCGCTCGTGCTCGCCATGAGCTGGTACGCGCTGCGCGACCGCCTCTGA
- a CDS encoding acyltransferase yields MPGLNAAFLSADEVRELGLAHVGKDALIHRLAVLVRPETISIGDHTRIDPFVVLSAREGVEIGRNVHVGAHTSLTGRARIVMEDFSAVSHGVRVFSSSDDFEGLGLTNPTVPEEFRAARTAPVRIGRHAIVGAGSVLLPGAVLAEGTGVGALSLVASVLDPWTLYAGVPVRRLRDRQRKPIALEAAYLARERE; encoded by the coding sequence ATGCCCGGACTGAACGCCGCGTTCCTGTCGGCCGACGAAGTCCGGGAGCTCGGGCTGGCGCATGTCGGCAAGGACGCGCTGATCCACCGCCTCGCCGTACTGGTGCGGCCGGAGACCATATCGATCGGGGACCATACCCGCATCGACCCCTTCGTGGTCCTGTCCGCGCGCGAGGGCGTCGAGATCGGCCGAAACGTCCATGTGGGCGCACACACGAGCCTGACCGGGCGGGCCCGCATCGTCATGGAGGACTTCTCGGCCGTCTCTCACGGGGTGCGGGTCTTCTCCTCCTCGGACGACTTCGAGGGCCTGGGCCTGACGAACCCGACGGTCCCCGAGGAATTCCGTGCCGCCCGCACGGCGCCTGTGCGGATAGGCCGGCACGCCATCGTGGGGGCCGGCTCGGTCCTGCTGCCCGGGGCCGTGCTGGCCGAGGGAACCGGGGTGGGCGCCCTGTCGCTCGTGGCCTCCGTGCTCGACCCCTGGACCCTCTATGCGGGCGTGCCCGTGCGCCGCCTGCGGGACCGGCAGCGCAAGCCGATCGCCCTCGAGGCCGCCTACCTCGCCCGAGAGCGGGAGTGA
- a CDS encoding DUF1236 domain-containing protein, with protein sequence MTKRFVLAAVALAALGSAASAQSVILSDDDDVVIRRVIREPAPRVVLRERVTIGATLPDTVELSDFPDEARSRTTVREYRYVRDADDRIVVVEPQSRKVIKVIER encoded by the coding sequence ATGACGAAGCGTTTCGTGCTCGCCGCCGTCGCTTTGGCGGCGCTCGGTTCGGCCGCCTCCGCGCAGAGCGTCATCCTGTCGGATGACGACGACGTGGTGATCCGCCGGGTGATCCGCGAGCCGGCGCCGCGGGTGGTGCTGCGCGAGCGGGTGACGATCGGCGCCACGCTGCCCGATACGGTCGAGCTCTCCGACTTCCCCGACGAGGCGCGGTCGCGCACGACCGTCCGCGAGTACCGCTACGTGCGGGACGCGGACGACCGGATCGTGGTCGTCGAGCCGCAGAGCCGGAAGGTCATCAAGGTGATCGAGCGCTGA
- a CDS encoding SDR family oxidoreductase has product MRLDGKVAVITGAASGFGEGMARRFAAEGARVVVADLNGEGAARVAGEIGAAAVAVTADVARRADVEAMIGAATDRFGGLDILVNNAGYTHRNGSMLGVPEEVFDRIFDVNVKSIYLAALAAVPVMAAKGGGVIINTASTAGLRPRPGLTWYNASKGAVITMTKSMAVELAPQKIRVNCLCPVAGETGMLADFMGADTPEMRAKFVASVPLGRLSRPDDIANAALYLASDEAAFVTGVALEVDGGRCI; this is encoded by the coding sequence ATGCGGCTGGACGGCAAGGTGGCGGTGATCACGGGGGCGGCCTCGGGCTTCGGCGAGGGCATGGCCCGGCGCTTCGCCGCCGAGGGTGCGCGCGTGGTGGTCGCGGACCTCAACGGCGAGGGGGCCGCACGGGTGGCGGGCGAGATCGGCGCCGCCGCCGTGGCGGTCACGGCCGACGTGGCCCGGCGCGCCGACGTCGAGGCCATGATCGGGGCCGCGACCGACCGCTTCGGGGGGCTGGACATCCTCGTCAACAACGCCGGCTACACGCACCGCAACGGCTCGATGCTCGGCGTCCCCGAGGAGGTCTTCGACCGCATCTTCGACGTGAACGTCAAGTCGATCTACCTGGCCGCGCTGGCCGCCGTCCCGGTCATGGCCGCCAAGGGCGGCGGCGTCATCATCAACACCGCCTCGACGGCGGGCCTGCGCCCCCGCCCGGGCCTGACCTGGTACAACGCCTCGAAGGGCGCGGTCATCACCATGACCAAGTCCATGGCGGTGGAACTCGCGCCCCAGAAGATCCGGGTCAACTGCCTTTGCCCGGTGGCCGGCGAGACCGGCATGCTGGCCGACTTCATGGGCGCCGACACACCCGAGATGCGGGCCAAGTTCGTCGCCTCCGTGCCGCTCGGCCGGCTGTCCCGGCCCGACGACATCGCCAACGCCGCCCTCTATCTGGCGAGCGACGAGGCGGCCTTCGTGACCGGTGTCGCCCTGGAAGTCGACGGCGGCCGCTGCATCTGA
- a CDS encoding phosphoadenylyl-sulfate reductase has protein sequence MGRPERAADPIGAAPLRDVAVLEALYGALPTTALLDVAIHDLFPGRLALVSSFGAEAAVLLHLVAQVDRATPVVFVDTDRLFGETLRYRDRLTERLGLTDVRTLAPDAARVAEHDRDGALWLRDANLCCRIRKVEPLAAGLSGFDAWISGRKRFQAATRATIPVFEAEGTRIKVNPLAGWMPADLAAYAARHDLPPHPLVEQGYRSIGCMPCTTRVVEGEDDRAGRWRGQEKIECGIHLGLEADGSGI, from the coding sequence ATGGGCAGGCCTGAGCGCGCCGCCGACCCGATCGGCGCCGCCCCGCTCCGGGACGTGGCCGTCCTGGAGGCGCTCTACGGGGCGCTCCCCACGACCGCCCTCCTGGACGTGGCGATCCACGACCTCTTCCCCGGGCGCCTCGCCCTGGTCTCCTCCTTCGGCGCCGAAGCGGCCGTCCTGCTCCACCTGGTCGCCCAGGTGGACCGGGCCACTCCGGTGGTCTTCGTCGACACCGACCGGCTCTTCGGCGAGACCCTGCGCTACCGCGACCGCCTGACCGAACGGCTGGGCCTCACGGACGTGCGCACGCTCGCGCCCGACGCCGCCCGCGTCGCCGAGCACGACCGCGACGGCGCGCTCTGGCTGCGCGACGCGAACCTCTGCTGCCGCATCCGCAAGGTGGAGCCCCTGGCCGCCGGCCTCTCCGGCTTCGACGCCTGGATCTCCGGTCGCAAGCGGTTCCAGGCCGCGACCCGGGCCACGATCCCTGTCTTCGAGGCCGAGGGCACCCGCATCAAGGTGAACCCGCTCGCCGGCTGGATGCCCGCCGACCTCGCCGCCTATGCGGCCCGGCACGACCTGCCCCCCCACCCGCTGGTCGAGCAAGGCTACCGGTCCATCGGCTGCATGCCCTGCACGACCCGCGTCGTCGAGGGCGAGGACGACCGGGCCGGACGCTGGCGCGGCCAGGAGAAGATCGAGTGCGGCATCCACCTCGGCCTGGAAGCCGACGGCAGCGGCATCTGA
- a CDS encoding NUDIX domain-containing protein — protein sequence MPKPFTFRILGSRPLYRGFTKFDMVDFEVVTRAGETKHIAREIEDHGRAVTVLPYDPARREAVLVRQLRVPIAFKGEDDAYPLETIAGLMDVDGEGPEETARREAREEAGLALGALDLVAIAYATPGLSTERVHLFLAEIALDEARQDEGGGADHEGEDIEVMVLPLADLAARVDRHEIRDLKTVTLVQSLRLKRPELFAG from the coding sequence GTGCCCAAGCCCTTCACCTTCCGCATCCTGGGTTCGCGCCCGCTCTACCGGGGCTTCACGAAGTTCGACATGGTCGACTTCGAGGTCGTCACCCGCGCGGGCGAGACCAAGCACATCGCCCGCGAGATCGAGGACCACGGCCGCGCCGTCACGGTCCTTCCCTACGACCCGGCCCGCCGGGAGGCGGTGCTGGTGCGCCAGCTCCGCGTCCCCATCGCCTTCAAGGGCGAGGACGACGCCTACCCGCTGGAGACCATCGCGGGCCTGATGGACGTCGACGGCGAGGGGCCCGAGGAGACCGCCCGCCGCGAGGCACGCGAGGAAGCCGGCCTCGCGCTCGGCGCGCTCGATCTCGTGGCGATCGCCTACGCGACCCCCGGCCTCTCCACCGAGCGCGTCCACCTCTTCCTGGCCGAGATCGCCCTCGACGAGGCCCGCCAGGACGAGGGCGGCGGCGCCGACCACGAGGGCGAGGACATCGAGGTCATGGTCCTGCCCCTCGCCGATCTCGCGGCGCGCGTCGACCGCCACGAGATCCGGGACCTCAAGACTGTGACTCTGGTCCAGTCCCTCCGCCTGAAGCGCCCCGAACTCTTCGCCGGCTGA
- a CDS encoding 2Fe-2S iron-sulfur cluster-binding protein has protein sequence MRLKVVDHAGVEHVLEGLDGWRVMEVIRDWGVGIKAECGGACACGSCHVYVDPAWTDQLVPPSDEEVEQLDLIYESEPNSRLSCQILLRPELDGLAVTLAPGSEP, from the coding sequence ATCCGCCTGAAGGTCGTCGACCACGCGGGGGTCGAGCACGTCCTGGAGGGCCTGGACGGCTGGCGTGTCATGGAGGTCATCCGCGACTGGGGCGTCGGCATCAAGGCCGAGTGCGGCGGCGCCTGCGCCTGCGGGTCCTGCCACGTCTATGTCGACCCGGCCTGGACCGACCAGCTCGTCCCGCCCTCCGACGAGGAGGTCGAGCAGCTCGACCTCATCTACGAGAGCGAGCCCAACAGCCGCCTGTCCTGCCAGATCCTGCTCCGCCCGGAGCTCGACGGGCTCGCCGTGACGCTCGCGCCTGGCTCGGAGCCCTGA
- a CDS encoding DUF1236 domain-containing protein — MNRYVLAAVAGLALTGAASAQTVFVDGNDDEDTTVDRTYREAPVPPRDIGPDSETEVIVRRPPPRYVEEPHGGPGVVVHERTVTERTVRPVDRDGRVIWRDRADWHERGDWHERGGWRERADYDDDGPRARVRVAPGYYDRDPRPVVLARPVVVGAVIPPTVFLSPVPPRYGFAGYHWAADPYGRRVVVEPHSRRVVRIVERW; from the coding sequence ATGAACAGGTATGTCCTGGCGGCGGTCGCCGGTCTCGCGTTGACCGGAGCCGCCTCCGCACAGACCGTCTTCGTCGACGGCAACGACGACGAGGATACCACGGTCGACCGCACCTATCGCGAGGCGCCGGTGCCGCCGCGCGACATCGGGCCGGACAGCGAGACCGAGGTGATCGTCCGGCGGCCGCCGCCGCGCTACGTCGAGGAACCGCATGGCGGACCCGGTGTGGTCGTGCACGAGCGGACCGTCACGGAGCGCACCGTGCGCCCCGTGGACCGCGACGGGCGCGTGATCTGGCGGGACCGCGCCGACTGGCACGAGCGGGGGGACTGGCACGAGCGGGGGGGCTGGCGCGAGCGGGCCGACTACGACGACGACGGGCCGCGCGCCCGTGTCCGGGTGGCGCCCGGCTACTACGACCGGGACCCCCGGCCCGTGGTGCTCGCCCGTCCGGTCGTGGTCGGGGCCGTCATCCCGCCCACGGTCTTCTTGTCCCCGGTGCCGCCGCGCTACGGCTTCGCGGGCTACCATTGGGCCGCCGATCCCTATGGCCGCCGCGTGGTGGTGGAGCCGCACTCGCGGCGGGTGGTCAGGATCGTCGAGCGCTGGTGA